Below is a genomic region from bacterium.
AAACTCGCGCACGTTATGGCCGTCAACCTCGAGCACGTGCCAGTTGAACGCGCGGTACTTATCCGCGAGCGGCTCGAGCGGCATGATATCTTCCGTCATTCCGTCGATCTGTATGTTGTTCCTGTCTATGACAGCCGTAAGGTTATGGAGCTTGTTCTTGCCGATAAACATCGCGGCCTCCCAGATATTTCCTTCGTTCTGCTCTCCGTCGCCCATAAGGCAATACACGCGATTCTTTTTCCCATCCATCCGGAAAGCGTACGCAATGCCTGCCGCCTGCGAGAGCCCGGAACCCAAAGGCCCCGAAGTCGTCTCGAGCCCGGGAAGCCGGGCTCGTTCCGGATGTCCCTGGAGCCTGGAGCCGAACTTTCGAAGCGTCAGGCATTCGGATACGGGAAAATACCCCGCGTGCGCCATCGCGGCGTAGCGCACGGGAACGATATGCCCGTTTGAGAGTATGAGCCGGTCGCGCTCCTCCCAGTCGGGATTCTTCGGGTCGTGCTTCAGTACATGGAAATACAGGGCGGCGAAAATATCCGCCATGTCGAGCGGCCCGGCCGTGTGTCCGCTTCCCGCGGCGACGAGCATCTCGATGATCGTCTCGCGGATTCCGCGC
It encodes:
- a CDS encoding transketolase, which gives rise to MALTDEEVQAIEARARGIRETIIEMLVAAGSGHTAGPLDMADIFAALYFHVLKHDPKNPDWEERDRLILSNGHIVPVRYAAMAHAGYFPVSECLTLRKFGSRLQGHPERARLPGLETTSGPLGSGLSQAAGIAYAFRMDGKKNRVYCLMGDGEQNEGNIWEAAMFIGKNKLHNLTAVIDRNNIQIDGMTEDIMPLEPLADKYRAFNWHVLEVDGHNVREFVDAVEEAKAVYEKPTLIIAHTISGKGVPEIEFDYHWHGGAVGKGVPNPEQAKEFLKQIRSMNGRLPNEYA